One window of the Candidatus Microbacterium colombiense genome contains the following:
- a CDS encoding long-chain-fatty-acid--CoA ligase: protein MSTFQPPRPWVASYAAGVPEDLAPVSGSLIDIVAASVRDYPDAPALQFFGRETSYAELQHAIDRAAAGLRDRGVRAGDPVAIVLPNCPQHIIAFYAVLRLGAVVVEHNPLYTPRELRKQFEDHGATHAIVWNKVVGTVQDFPADLAVTTLISVDVTRSMPWLTRLALRLPVAKARESRAALTEKVRGTVPWETLLSSEPIPDSHPRPQTDDLAIIQYTSGTTGTPKGASLTHRNLLANAAQARAWVPSIQRGKGCVVYAVLPMFHAYGLTLCLTFAMSMGARLVLFPKFEPDLVLDAMKKHPATFLPLVPPIADRLLAAATQKGVSLAGVEVAISGAMALPHDLVVPFEAATHGFLVEGYGLSECSPVLMANPVADNRVPGTVGLPLPGTECRVVDPENPTQDVTPGSSGELLVRGPQVFSGYYGKPEETEEVFVDGWFRTGDIVTVDEAGFIRIVDRIKELIITGGFNVAPTEVENALRQHPSVSDAAVVGLPSGHSGEEVVAAIVVDSGTDIDVEAIRDFARGILTPYKVPRRIFVVDELPKSLIGKVLRRQVRERLLALTSGS from the coding sequence GTGAGCACGTTCCAGCCTCCTCGCCCGTGGGTCGCCAGCTACGCCGCCGGTGTCCCGGAAGACCTCGCCCCCGTCTCCGGATCGCTGATCGACATCGTCGCGGCATCCGTGCGGGACTACCCGGATGCCCCGGCCCTGCAGTTCTTCGGCCGCGAGACGTCCTACGCCGAGCTCCAACACGCGATCGATCGCGCCGCGGCCGGCCTCCGCGATCGCGGTGTACGAGCAGGGGATCCTGTGGCGATCGTGTTGCCGAACTGCCCGCAGCACATCATCGCCTTCTACGCCGTGCTGCGGTTGGGGGCCGTCGTCGTCGAGCACAATCCGCTGTACACACCGCGGGAGCTCCGCAAGCAGTTCGAAGATCACGGCGCCACACATGCGATCGTGTGGAACAAGGTCGTCGGCACGGTGCAGGACTTCCCCGCCGATCTCGCCGTCACCACCCTCATCTCCGTCGATGTGACGCGATCCATGCCGTGGCTCACCCGACTCGCACTGCGGCTGCCTGTGGCGAAGGCGCGAGAGTCCCGAGCGGCGCTCACCGAGAAGGTCCGCGGGACAGTGCCCTGGGAGACACTGCTGTCGTCGGAGCCGATCCCCGACTCCCATCCGCGGCCGCAGACCGACGACCTCGCAATCATCCAGTACACCTCGGGTACGACGGGCACGCCCAAAGGTGCGTCGCTCACGCACCGGAACCTGCTCGCGAACGCTGCGCAGGCTCGGGCCTGGGTCCCGTCCATCCAGCGCGGGAAGGGCTGCGTCGTGTATGCCGTGCTGCCGATGTTCCATGCGTACGGTCTGACGCTCTGCCTCACGTTCGCGATGTCGATGGGCGCCCGCCTCGTCCTGTTCCCCAAGTTCGAACCCGATCTGGTGCTCGATGCGATGAAGAAGCATCCGGCGACGTTCCTGCCGCTCGTCCCGCCGATCGCGGATCGGCTGCTCGCCGCGGCGACACAGAAGGGCGTGTCGCTCGCGGGCGTGGAGGTCGCGATCTCGGGAGCGATGGCGTTGCCGCACGACCTCGTCGTGCCTTTCGAGGCGGCCACGCACGGCTTCCTCGTCGAGGGCTACGGACTCAGCGAATGCTCCCCCGTGCTCATGGCCAATCCGGTGGCCGACAACCGCGTTCCCGGAACCGTCGGGTTGCCGCTGCCGGGCACGGAATGTCGCGTCGTCGATCCGGAGAACCCCACCCAGGACGTCACCCCGGGATCCTCCGGAGAACTTCTGGTGCGCGGCCCTCAGGTGTTCTCCGGGTACTACGGCAAACCCGAGGAGACCGAGGAGGTGTTCGTCGACGGCTGGTTCCGTACAGGCGACATCGTCACGGTGGATGAGGCCGGGTTCATCAGGATCGTCGACCGGATCAAGGAGCTCATCATCACGGGCGGCTTCAACGTCGCCCCCACCGAGGTGGAGAACGCGCTGCGCCAGCATCCTTCCGTGAGCGACGCGGCCGTCGTCGGCTTGCCGAGCGGACACTCCGGCGAGGAGGTCGTCGCGGCGATCGTCGTCGACAGCGGAACCGACATCGACGTAGAGGCGATCCGCGACTTCGCCCGGGGGATCCTGACTCCGTACAAGGTGCCGCGCAGGATCTTCGTGGTCGACGAACTGCCCAAGTCGCTGATCGGAAAGGTGCTCCGACGTCAGGTCCGGGAGCGGTTGCTGGCCCTCACGAGCGGTTCCTGA
- the ligA gene encoding NAD-dependent DNA ligase LigA — MLENISLEDARTEAEELTTRILEAKDAYYGRDTSLVDDSTYDGWMHRLDELERLHPELQGQDSPTQMVGAADVTGLATIEHAERMLSLDNVFSIDELREWAGKTSASAGREVAWLTELKIDGLAINLRYEDGVLTSAATRGDGRVGEIVTENALRLPEIPQRLTGSGHPEIVEVRGEVFIPVAAFERLNAAQAAFRERAYADARARWESRAGVKKPFDDEKARTAAARRFPSFANPRNAASGGLRQQIDKKDGLELEAGLLRIESLALYVHGIGAWANPPVAAQSEVYDRLAEWGLPTSPHTKVCHGIDEVAAFVEYFGEHRHDIEHELDGIVVKVDELALHDELGATSRAPRWAIAYKYPPEEVQTTLLDIVVSVGRTGRATPFAVMAPAQVAGSVVRQATLHNKDVVKAKGVLIGDTVVLRKAGDVIPEVLGPVVERRDGSEREFVMPEACPECGTPLRAMKEGDIDLRCPNARSCPAQVRGRVEHIGSRGALDVEALGEVTAAALTQPTHPSVPPLETEAGLFALTLEQLVPIELFVRDSETGLPKEDEDGLVKTRAPFRRNPTAAEKKSGIEGAQPSSQALTLLAELEKAKTKELWRLLVSLNIRHVGPVAARALAQWFGSLDAIRAASREELAAVEGVGGIIADSLADWFGIDWHQDIVRRWDDAGVQWATPGHPGPGAATVVGGVLDGLTVVATGSLDGYTRDGAQEAIINAGGKAASSVSKKTDFVAAGPGAGSKLAKAEELGVRVLDAAQFHTLVTFGPDALPEPHGTSPA; from the coding sequence GTGCTGGAGAACATCTCGTTGGAAGACGCCCGAACCGAAGCCGAGGAGCTGACGACTCGCATCCTCGAGGCGAAAGACGCGTACTACGGGCGGGACACGTCTCTCGTCGACGACTCGACCTACGACGGGTGGATGCATCGACTCGACGAGCTCGAACGGCTCCACCCCGAACTGCAGGGGCAGGATTCTCCCACCCAGATGGTGGGCGCCGCTGATGTCACGGGCCTCGCGACGATCGAGCATGCGGAGCGGATGCTGAGTCTCGACAACGTGTTCTCCATCGACGAGTTGCGTGAGTGGGCGGGGAAGACGAGCGCTTCGGCGGGGCGCGAGGTGGCGTGGCTGACCGAGCTCAAGATCGACGGCCTCGCGATCAATCTGCGGTACGAGGACGGCGTCCTCACCTCGGCGGCCACCCGTGGCGACGGCCGTGTGGGCGAGATCGTGACCGAGAATGCGCTGCGGCTTCCGGAGATCCCGCAGCGTCTGACAGGGAGCGGCCATCCTGAGATCGTCGAAGTGCGTGGCGAAGTCTTCATCCCGGTTGCCGCCTTCGAGCGTCTCAACGCGGCGCAGGCGGCTTTCCGCGAGCGCGCCTACGCCGACGCACGGGCGCGGTGGGAATCACGCGCTGGTGTCAAGAAGCCCTTCGACGACGAGAAGGCCCGAACAGCCGCTGCCCGCCGGTTCCCGTCGTTCGCGAATCCCCGCAATGCCGCCAGCGGCGGACTGCGTCAGCAGATCGACAAGAAGGACGGGCTCGAGCTCGAAGCAGGGCTGCTGCGCATCGAATCGCTCGCCCTGTACGTGCACGGGATCGGCGCATGGGCCAATCCGCCTGTGGCCGCGCAGAGTGAGGTCTACGACCGGCTCGCGGAATGGGGCCTGCCGACGAGCCCGCACACGAAGGTGTGTCATGGGATCGATGAGGTCGCGGCCTTCGTCGAGTACTTCGGCGAGCACCGCCACGACATCGAGCATGAACTGGATGGCATCGTCGTCAAGGTCGACGAGCTCGCGCTGCACGACGAGCTCGGTGCGACGAGTCGGGCGCCTCGATGGGCGATCGCGTACAAGTACCCACCGGAAGAGGTGCAGACGACACTTCTCGACATCGTCGTCTCCGTCGGCCGTACAGGACGCGCCACTCCGTTCGCGGTGATGGCGCCCGCTCAGGTCGCCGGATCCGTCGTGCGTCAGGCCACCCTGCACAATAAGGACGTCGTGAAGGCGAAGGGCGTACTGATCGGCGACACCGTCGTTCTGCGCAAGGCCGGCGATGTGATCCCGGAGGTCTTGGGGCCGGTGGTGGAAAGACGCGACGGGTCCGAGCGCGAGTTCGTGATGCCGGAGGCCTGCCCCGAGTGCGGTACGCCGCTGCGCGCGATGAAAGAGGGCGATATCGATCTGCGCTGCCCGAACGCTCGTTCCTGCCCCGCACAGGTGCGTGGACGCGTCGAGCACATCGGATCCCGCGGCGCCCTCGACGTCGAGGCGCTCGGAGAGGTGACCGCCGCGGCGTTGACGCAGCCCACGCATCCCTCCGTGCCTCCTCTGGAGACCGAGGCTGGGCTCTTCGCGCTCACGCTCGAGCAGTTGGTCCCGATCGAGCTCTTCGTACGCGACTCGGAGACGGGACTGCCCAAGGAAGACGAAGACGGGTTGGTGAAGACCCGTGCACCGTTCCGAAGGAATCCGACTGCGGCGGAGAAGAAGTCAGGGATCGAAGGTGCCCAGCCCTCCTCGCAGGCCCTGACGCTTCTCGCCGAGTTGGAGAAGGCGAAGACCAAAGAGCTGTGGCGTCTGCTGGTGTCGCTGAACATCCGCCACGTCGGTCCCGTCGCGGCGCGCGCCCTGGCTCAATGGTTCGGGTCGCTCGATGCCATCCGCGCCGCCTCACGCGAGGAGCTCGCCGCCGTCGAGGGCGTCGGGGGGATCATCGCCGACTCCCTGGCGGATTGGTTCGGGATCGATTGGCACCAGGACATCGTCCGGCGCTGGGACGACGCGGGAGTGCAATGGGCGACTCCGGGACACCCGGGGCCCGGTGCGGCGACCGTGGTCGGCGGGGTCCTCGATGGGCTCACCGTGGTGGCGACCGGTTCCCTCGACGGCTACACACGCGACGGTGCTCAGGAGGCCATCATCAACGCGGGCGGTAAGGCGGCGTCGAGCGTCTCGAAGAAGACGGATTTCGTCGCGGCCGGCCCGGGAGCCGGATCGAAGCTGGCCAAAGCCGAGGAGCTCGGGGTGCGCGTTCTGGACGCCGCGCAGTTCCACACCCTCGTGACTTTCGGACCGGATGCGTTGCCCGAGCCTCATGGCACGTCCCCAGCCTGA
- the gatB gene encoding Asp-tRNA(Asn)/Glu-tRNA(Gln) amidotransferase subunit GatB: MATAKLMDFDKALELFEPVLGFEVHVELNTNTKMFSDAPNPANEAFHAAEPNTLIAPVDLGLPGSLPVVNETAIRSSISLGLALGCSIAESSRFARKNYFYPDLGKNYQISQFDEPIAYEGSVEVELEDGTLVTIPIERAHMEEDAGKLTHMGGATGRIQGAEYSLVDYNRAGVPLVEIVTKVIFGAEHRAPEVAKAYVSAIRDIVRGLGISEARLERGNLRCDANVSLRPRGVEKLGTRTETKNVNSMRSVERAVRYEIQRQAQILADGGTITQETRHWHEDSGTTSPGRPKSDADDYRYFPEPDLLPVEPARELIEELRAALPEQPVARRRRLKADWGFTDLEFQDVRNGGLIDEVEATIAAGATPATARKWWTGEISRLANTQEKDATALISPQNVAALQKLVDAGTLTDKLARQVLEGVIAGEGSPQEVVDARGLAVVSDDGALIAAIDDALAAQPDVLAKIQDGKVQAAGAVIGAVMKAMKGQADAARVRELVLERAGQ, translated from the coding sequence ATGGCCACCGCCAAGCTCATGGATTTCGACAAGGCGCTCGAGCTGTTCGAGCCTGTCCTCGGTTTCGAGGTGCATGTCGAGCTCAACACGAACACGAAAATGTTCTCGGATGCTCCGAACCCCGCGAACGAGGCGTTCCACGCGGCGGAGCCCAACACGCTCATCGCGCCGGTCGACCTCGGTCTTCCCGGTTCCCTGCCCGTGGTGAACGAGACGGCCATCCGTTCGTCCATCAGCCTGGGTCTCGCCCTGGGCTGTTCCATCGCCGAGTCGAGCCGCTTCGCGCGGAAGAACTACTTCTACCCGGATCTCGGCAAGAACTACCAGATCTCGCAGTTCGATGAGCCGATCGCCTATGAGGGATCCGTCGAGGTCGAACTCGAGGACGGCACTCTCGTCACCATCCCGATCGAGCGGGCGCACATGGAGGAGGACGCCGGCAAGCTCACCCACATGGGCGGCGCGACCGGACGTATCCAGGGAGCCGAGTACTCGCTCGTCGACTACAACCGTGCAGGCGTCCCTCTCGTCGAGATCGTCACGAAGGTGATCTTCGGCGCTGAGCACCGCGCTCCCGAGGTGGCGAAGGCCTACGTCTCGGCGATCCGCGACATCGTGCGCGGTCTCGGGATCTCCGAGGCGCGTCTGGAGCGTGGCAACCTGCGGTGCGATGCGAACGTCTCCCTGCGCCCCCGTGGCGTCGAGAAGCTGGGTACGCGTACTGAGACGAAGAACGTGAACTCGATGCGGTCGGTCGAGCGCGCCGTGCGGTACGAGATCCAGCGGCAGGCGCAGATCCTCGCCGACGGTGGAACGATCACACAGGAGACGCGCCACTGGCATGAAGACTCCGGCACCACGTCGCCCGGACGTCCGAAGTCGGACGCGGACGACTACCGCTACTTCCCTGAGCCCGACCTGCTTCCCGTCGAGCCGGCACGCGAGCTGATCGAGGAACTGCGTGCGGCTCTGCCCGAGCAGCCAGTCGCTCGTCGCCGTCGTCTGAAGGCGGACTGGGGTTTCACCGACCTCGAGTTCCAGGACGTGCGAAACGGTGGCCTGATCGACGAGGTCGAGGCCACGATCGCGGCTGGCGCCACTCCGGCCACGGCGCGGAAGTGGTGGACGGGCGAGATCAGCCGGTTGGCGAACACGCAGGAGAAGGACGCCACGGCACTGATCTCCCCGCAGAACGTCGCTGCCCTGCAGAAGCTCGTCGATGCCGGCACCTTGACGGACAAGCTCGCCCGGCAGGTGCTCGAGGGAGTGATCGCGGGGGAGGGATCCCCGCAGGAGGTCGTCGATGCCCGTGGTCTCGCGGTGGTCTCGGACGACGGTGCGTTGATCGCCGCGATCGACGACGCACTCGCCGCTCAGCCCGACGTGCTCGCAAAGATCCAGGACGGCAAGGTGCAGGCCGCCGGAGCCGTCATCGGCGCCGTGATGAAGGCCATGAAAGGGCAGGCGGACGCCGCCCGCGTCCGCGAGCTCGTCCTCGAGCGCGCAGGACAGTGA
- a CDS encoding DEAD/DEAH box helicase translates to MTPEDATLTDAPDESPATPGFEELGITGPVLKAIRDLGYETPSPIQAATIPTLLGGRDVVGMAQTGTGKTAAFALPVLENLDVSQKLPQALVLAPTRELALQVCEAFESYASRMKGVHMLPVYGGQAYGVQLSALRRGVHVIVGTPGRIMDHLAKGTLDLSELKYLVLDEADEMLKMGFAEDVEQILAQTPSEKQVALFSATMPPQIRRLAQKYLRDPEEISIKSKTATGTNITQRYLVVSYQQKVDALTRILEVENFDGMIVFVRTKNETETLAEKLRARGYSAAAINGDVPQAQRERSVNQLKDGKLDILVATDVAARGLDVERISHVVNFDIPTDTESYVHRIGRTGRAGRKGDAISFITPRERYLLKSIEKATRQAPTQMQLPSTDDVNTTRLARFDDAITAALQEAQRIEKFRDIIAHYVRNHDVPEADVAAALAVVSQGERPLLLDPADDKLSKAVEADNRPPRERGTREPREPRTERRGRGDYTAYRIEVGRRHRVEPRQIVGALANEGGLGRDDFGVINIRPDFSTVELPSNLSPAVLDKLRDTRISGRLIEIKPDRGPVGRRTSGPRDGAGRDDRYERPNRDDRPSRSDRDEKPYRKPRHKG, encoded by the coding sequence GTGACCCCTGAAGACGCAACGCTGACCGACGCCCCCGACGAATCTCCCGCGACCCCTGGATTCGAGGAACTCGGCATCACCGGGCCCGTCCTCAAGGCGATCCGTGATCTCGGATACGAGACCCCCTCCCCCATCCAAGCCGCGACCATTCCGACTCTGCTGGGTGGACGCGACGTCGTCGGCATGGCCCAGACCGGAACGGGAAAGACAGCGGCCTTCGCGCTGCCCGTCCTCGAGAACCTCGACGTCTCGCAGAAGTTGCCGCAGGCCCTCGTGCTCGCCCCGACCCGCGAGCTCGCACTGCAGGTCTGCGAGGCATTCGAGTCTTACGCCAGCCGCATGAAGGGTGTGCACATGCTGCCCGTCTACGGTGGCCAGGCATACGGCGTGCAGCTCTCCGCCCTGCGCCGCGGTGTGCACGTGATCGTCGGAACCCCCGGCCGCATCATGGATCATCTCGCCAAGGGCACGCTCGACCTGTCCGAGCTGAAGTACCTCGTGCTCGATGAAGCCGACGAGATGCTCAAGATGGGCTTCGCGGAAGATGTCGAGCAGATCCTCGCACAGACGCCCTCCGAGAAGCAGGTCGCACTGTTCTCGGCGACCATGCCCCCGCAGATCCGCCGCCTCGCGCAGAAGTACCTCCGCGATCCGGAAGAGATCAGCATCAAGTCGAAGACCGCGACGGGTACCAACATCACCCAGCGCTACCTGGTCGTGTCGTATCAGCAGAAGGTCGACGCACTCACGCGAATCCTCGAGGTCGAGAACTTCGACGGCATGATCGTGTTCGTCCGCACGAAGAACGAGACCGAGACGCTCGCCGAGAAGCTCCGCGCACGCGGATATTCGGCCGCCGCGATCAACGGCGACGTCCCGCAGGCGCAGCGCGAACGCAGCGTGAACCAGCTCAAGGACGGCAAGCTCGACATCCTCGTCGCCACCGATGTCGCCGCCCGCGGGCTCGACGTCGAGCGGATCAGCCATGTCGTCAACTTCGACATCCCCACCGACACCGAGTCCTACGTGCACCGCATCGGCCGCACCGGACGCGCCGGCCGCAAGGGCGACGCGATCAGCTTCATCACTCCGCGCGAGCGCTACCTGTTGAAGTCGATCGAGAAGGCCACCCGTCAGGCGCCGACTCAGATGCAGCTGCCGAGCACCGATGACGTCAACACGACGCGTCTGGCGCGCTTCGACGATGCGATCACGGCTGCGCTGCAGGAAGCACAGCGCATCGAGAAGTTCCGCGACATCATCGCGCACTACGTGCGCAACCACGATGTGCCCGAAGCCGACGTCGCCGCCGCGCTTGCCGTCGTCTCGCAGGGCGAGCGGCCGCTCCTGCTCGACCCGGCCGATGACAAGCTGTCCAAGGCGGTCGAAGCCGACAACCGTCCTCCGCGCGAGCGGGGTACCCGCGAGCCGCGCGAACCGCGCACCGAACGCCGTGGTCGCGGCGACTACACCGCCTATCGCATCGAGGTCGGCCGCCGGCATCGGGTCGAGCCGCGTCAGATCGTCGGCGCGCTGGCGAACGAGGGCGGTCTCGGGCGCGACGACTTCGGAGTGATCAACATCCGCCCCGACTTCTCGACCGTTGAACTGCCGTCGAACCTCAGCCCGGCCGTGCTCGACAAGCTGCGGGACACGCGCATCTCCGGGCGTCTGATCGAGATCAAGCCCGATCGTGGCCCGGTCGGTCGACGCACCAGCGGACCGCGCGACGGTGCCGGGCGGGATGACCGCTACGAGCGCCCGAACCGCGACGATCGTCCCTCACGGTCGGATCGTGACGAGAAGCCGTACCGCAAGCCTCGCCACAAAGGCTGA
- the gatC gene encoding Asp-tRNA(Asn)/Glu-tRNA(Gln) amidotransferase subunit GatC, producing the protein MSEITPDLVRHLGVLARIQLNDDEVSRLTGQLDAIVDNIAKVSQVATDDIVATSHPIPLSNVFRPDVVGETLTHEQVLQNAPDAADGRFRVTAILGEEQ; encoded by the coding sequence GTGTCTGAAATCACCCCTGATCTCGTGCGCCATCTCGGCGTGCTCGCGCGTATCCAGCTGAACGATGACGAGGTGTCCCGACTCACGGGACAGCTCGACGCCATCGTCGACAACATCGCGAAGGTGTCGCAGGTCGCGACCGACGACATCGTCGCGACGAGTCACCCGATCCCGTTGAGCAATGTCTTCCGTCCCGATGTGGTCGGCGAGACGCTCACGCACGAGCAGGTGCTCCAGAACGCACCGGATGCCGCCGACGGCCGCTTCCGCGTCACCGCGATCCTGGGAGAAGAGCAGTGA
- the gatA gene encoding Asp-tRNA(Asn)/Glu-tRNA(Gln) amidotransferase subunit GatA has protein sequence MSDIIRLTAAELAAKLNAREISSVEATQAHLDRIAAVDGDVHAFLHVNEHALDAAAAVDAQRAAGEDVGPLAGVPLAIKDVLVTTDQPTTSGSRILEGYRSPYDATVVARSRVAGLIPLGKTNMDEFAMGSSTEHSAYGPTRNPWDLTRIPGGSGGGSAAAVAAFEAPFALGSDTGGSIRQPAHVTGTVGVKPTYGGVSRYGAIALASSLDQVGPVTRTVLDAGLLHDVIGGHDPKDSTSLRDAWPSFADAAREGARGDVLKGLKVGVIRELPDSGFQPGVAESFRSSLALMEAQGAEIVEIGAPHFEYGVAAYYLILPAEASSNLAKFDSVRFGLRVTPDGNPTVEDVMSATRDAGFGDEVKRRIILGTYALSAGYYDAYYGSAQKVRTLIQQDFAAAFADVDVIATPSAPTTAFKIGEKIDDPLQMYLNDITTIPVNLAGVPGISIPSGLAAEDGLPVGIQFIAPAREDARLYRVGAALEAVLLDSWGAPLLTRAPQLAGGNR, from the coding sequence GTGAGCGACATCATCCGACTGACGGCAGCGGAGCTCGCGGCGAAGCTGAACGCACGCGAGATCTCCAGCGTCGAAGCGACGCAGGCCCACCTCGACCGCATCGCGGCGGTGGACGGCGACGTCCACGCGTTCCTCCACGTCAACGAGCACGCGCTGGATGCGGCGGCAGCCGTCGACGCACAGCGCGCCGCGGGCGAGGACGTCGGCCCACTCGCCGGCGTGCCTCTCGCGATCAAGGACGTGCTCGTCACCACTGACCAGCCGACCACGAGCGGTTCGCGCATCCTCGAGGGCTACCGCTCTCCGTATGACGCGACCGTCGTCGCACGATCGCGCGTCGCTGGGCTGATTCCGCTCGGCAAGACCAACATGGACGAGTTCGCGATGGGATCGTCGACCGAGCACTCGGCGTACGGTCCGACGCGCAACCCGTGGGACCTCACCCGCATCCCCGGAGGCTCCGGCGGTGGTTCGGCCGCGGCGGTCGCCGCGTTCGAGGCGCCGTTCGCTCTGGGCTCCGACACCGGTGGCTCCATCCGCCAGCCCGCCCACGTGACGGGAACGGTCGGCGTCAAGCCGACGTACGGCGGCGTGAGCCGATACGGGGCCATCGCGCTCGCATCGAGCCTCGACCAGGTCGGTCCGGTCACGCGCACCGTGCTTGACGCGGGGCTGCTGCACGACGTGATCGGTGGCCACGACCCCAAGGACTCGACGTCGTTGCGAGACGCCTGGCCGTCGTTCGCGGATGCTGCGCGCGAGGGTGCACGGGGAGACGTTCTCAAGGGGCTGAAGGTCGGAGTGATCCGCGAGCTCCCCGACAGCGGCTTCCAGCCGGGGGTCGCGGAGTCGTTCCGCAGTTCCCTGGCGCTGATGGAGGCTCAGGGTGCCGAGATCGTCGAGATCGGCGCACCCCATTTCGAGTACGGTGTCGCGGCCTACTATCTGATCCTCCCTGCTGAGGCATCGAGCAACCTGGCGAAGTTCGACTCCGTGCGCTTCGGACTACGCGTCACCCCCGACGGCAACCCCACGGTCGAGGACGTCATGTCGGCGACCCGCGATGCCGGCTTCGGCGATGAGGTCAAGCGCCGCATCATTCTGGGTACCTATGCGCTGTCCGCCGGATACTACGACGCGTACTACGGCAGCGCGCAGAAGGTGCGCACGCTCATCCAGCAGGACTTCGCGGCCGCCTTCGCCGACGTCGACGTGATCGCGACGCCCTCGGCTCCGACCACGGCCTTCAAGATCGGCGAGAAGATCGATGACCCGCTGCAGATGTACTTGAACGACATCACCACCATCCCGGTCAACCTGGCGGGTGTCCCGGGGATCTCGATCCCCAGTGGGCTGGCGGCGGAGGACGGACTGCCCGTCGGCATCCAGTTCATCGCTCCGGCACGCGAGGACGCACGTCTCTACCGCGTCGGCGCTGCACTCGAGGCCGTGCTCCTCGACTCCTGGGGCGCTCCGCTCCTGACCCGCGCACCCCAGCTCGCAGGAGGGAACCGCTGA
- the dinB gene encoding DNA polymerase IV, with amino-acid sequence MGHGDGRGRLVSPSNADDTGTAILHIDMDAFYAAVEVLDDPSLRGLPLIIGAPDGRSVVSSASYEARRYGVRAAMPVGQALRLCPTARIVLPHFHRYQEVSRQVMAIFESFTPLVEPLSVDEAFLDVRGVRRLWGSPAQIATLIRERVHSEVGITCSVGVAATKHVAKMASTIAKPDGMLVIAAADTLDFLGPRSVRTMWGVGPKAAEALEARGIRTILDIREAPREMLERAVGPALGERLGQLARGQDARPIETDRVEKSIGHEETFESDILDREFLRGELLRLSDRVAARLRRADWEAGTVSIKIRFDDFRTVNRSQTLAEPTAVGQRIGESAHALFDQVERRDPVRLVGVRAEKLRPAGGGGLGLWDDDEDWRRVEGAVDGAVARFGSATITRARHLGRGEGRGAAQHPKAHGVD; translated from the coding sequence ATGGGACACGGTGACGGCAGGGGACGATTGGTCTCGCCGTCGAACGCGGACGACACCGGAACTGCCATCCTCCACATCGACATGGATGCGTTCTACGCCGCGGTCGAGGTGCTCGACGATCCCAGCCTCCGAGGGCTGCCGCTGATCATCGGAGCGCCGGATGGGCGCTCCGTGGTGTCCAGCGCATCGTACGAGGCCCGTCGATACGGGGTGCGTGCGGCGATGCCGGTCGGTCAGGCGCTCCGCCTCTGCCCGACTGCCCGCATCGTGCTCCCGCACTTCCATCGTTATCAAGAGGTCTCGCGCCAGGTGATGGCGATCTTCGAGTCGTTCACGCCCCTGGTGGAGCCTCTGTCAGTCGACGAGGCCTTCCTCGACGTCCGCGGCGTCAGGCGGCTGTGGGGCAGCCCTGCACAGATCGCGACGCTCATCAGAGAGCGTGTGCACTCCGAGGTGGGCATCACCTGCAGTGTCGGCGTCGCCGCCACGAAGCACGTCGCGAAGATGGCGTCCACCATCGCCAAGCCCGACGGGATGCTGGTGATCGCGGCCGCGGACACGCTCGACTTCCTCGGACCACGGTCGGTCAGAACCATGTGGGGTGTCGGGCCGAAGGCGGCGGAAGCTCTCGAAGCGCGCGGCATTCGCACGATCCTCGACATCAGAGAGGCGCCGCGCGAGATGCTGGAGCGTGCGGTGGGACCCGCATTGGGCGAACGACTGGGGCAACTCGCCCGTGGCCAGGATGCTCGACCCATCGAGACCGATCGCGTGGAGAAGAGCATCGGGCATGAGGAGACGTTCGAGAGCGACATCCTCGACCGAGAGTTCCTGCGGGGAGAACTGCTGCGGCTTTCCGATCGTGTCGCCGCGCGGCTGAGGCGGGCGGACTGGGAGGCGGGGACCGTATCGATCAAGATCCGCTTCGATGACTTCCGAACCGTTAACCGCTCGCAGACGCTCGCCGAGCCCACCGCCGTCGGGCAGCGGATCGGAGAATCGGCGCACGCCCTGTTCGACCAGGTCGAACGTCGGGATCCGGTACGGCTGGTCGGAGTCCGTGCGGAGAAACTCCGACCGGCCGGTGGCGGTGGGCTGGGACTGTGGGATGACGACGAGGATTGGCGTCGCGTCGAAGGTGCAGTCGACGGTGCGGTCGCACGTTTCGGTTCGGCCACGATCACTCGGGCGCGTCATCTCGGGCGCGGTGAGGGCCGCGGCGCGGCGCAGCATCCAAAGGCGCACGGCGTCGATTGA